Proteins found in one Miscanthus floridulus cultivar M001 chromosome 4, ASM1932011v1, whole genome shotgun sequence genomic segment:
- the LOC136551392 gene encoding wall-associated receptor kinase-like 6, whose protein sequence is MVNRSVVLQLLLIALLGTQSMLLLASSAPSAATLDGCRTSCGYLTFDYPFGIGAAGCFRNPDFELICNDSVRPPMLSLRDGITQVAYNIVTTDTGPLYGVNDEIDIALTYTIPVRNGVDVYNISWNSPAKSFTLSYARFNVTGCGFDMYLDDRDTNTIVRLCTLTCPEQITETVARQNCNGTGCCPVHLETNILAFGLSFVRHNQSSVVQVQPNRSSLWDHINATTIYASLTWNIVDQPSCTSTKQNNTNYACVANHSRCIDSDESLNFGYSCRCNPGYVGNPYILSGCAKDTGYNPAQKPNCNRSCGNITVHFPFGIEEGCYAREQFYLNCTNETTSTLLLGNSFVVTEIDVENGLIKFMLPDIDEGSIVSVSRDDPGVFVDSGESVSLKWVVANLTCKDAQANTSGYACVSTNSNCIPINTKNNGYVGYQCKCSNGFDGNPYVNNGCQDIDECKDPSKCHGICYNTIGSYNCTKCPQKTVYDPTKLQCSSVKPQNVLIGTVIGVSSGLTVLLLSVSAIYLTRRWRRNIQKRMRRNYFRRNKGLLLEQLILTDENATEKTKIFSLEELEKATNNFDSTRILGRGGHGTVYKGILSDQRVVAIKRSKIIEEGEINQFINEVAILSQINHRNIVKLFGCCLETEVPLLVYDFIPNGSLYEILHAESSNEFVLSWDSCLRIAAEAAGALCYLHSAASVSVFHRDVKSSNILLDSNYTAKVSDFGASRLVPIDQTHVVTNVQGTFGYLDPEYYHTGQLNDKSDVYSFGVVLLELLLRMEPIITTESGLKQSLSNYFLWGMKGRPISEIVARQVLEEACEEEINCVASLVEMCLRLQSDKRPTMKQVEMALQFLRSKRVEINESDIGIDEERQTLLTKTNMGGYQLSNMDFGKKPGFASSQQSKKFYSLEEEFLSSAGLPR, encoded by the exons ATGGTGAATCGCTCGGTTGTTCTACAACTGCTCCTGATTGCACTGCTGGGGACACAATCGATGCTGCTGCTGGCATCGAGCGCGCCCTCCGCCGCCACCCTCGACGGTTGCCGGACGAGCTGCGGCTACCTAACCTTCGACTACCCCTTCGGCATCGGTGCAGCTGGTTGCTTCCGGAACCCAGACTTCGAGCTCATCTGCAACGACTCTGTTCGACCCCCTATGCTTTCTTTACGTGATGGCATCACCCAGGTGGCCTACAATATCGTCACCACTGATACCGGGCCTCTCTACGGTGTAAATGATGAAATTGATATCGCCTTAACTTACACCATCCCCGTGAGGAACGGTGTCGATGTCTACAACATTTCGTGGAATTCTCCTGCGAAATCCTTCACTCTTTCTTACGCAAGGTTTAATGTCACTGGTTGCGGATTTGATATGTACCTTGATGATAGGGACACGAACACAATCGTGCGCCTCTGCACGCTGACATGTCCTGAGCAAATCACTGAGACGGTGGCCAGGCAAAACTGCAATGGTACTGGATGCTGCCCCGTACATTTGGAGACAAATATTCTTGCCTTTGGGCTCAGCTTTGTACGACACAACCAAAGCAGCGTCGTTCAGGTGCAGCCTAATCGGAGCTCTTTGTGGGATCACATAAACGCAACTACAATTTATGCCAGCCTCACTTGGAACATCGTCGATCAACCAAGCTGCACCAGCACCAAACAAAATAACACCAACTATGCTTGTGTTGCAAATCATAGCCGGTGCATCGACAGTGACGAATCATTAAATTTCGGGTACTCTTGCCGCTGCAATCCTGGCTACGTTGGCAATCCTTATATTCTCAGTGGCTGCGCCAAGGACACAG GTTACAACCCAGCTCAAAAACCCAATTGCAACCGTTCATGTGGAAATATCACTGTTCATTTTCCATTTGGAATTGAAGAAGGTTGTTATGCAAGGGAACAATTTTATTTGAATTGCACAAATGAAACGACTTCCACCCTCCTACTGGGAAACTCTTTTGTGGTTACAGAAATTGATGTTGAGAACGGGCTCATAAAATTCATGCTGCCAGATATAGATGAAGGATCAATTGTATCAGTATCTCGTGACGACCCTGGTGTTTTCGTTGATTCCGGTGAGTCAGTTTCTTTGAAATGGGTTGTCGCTAATCTAACTTGTAAAGACGCACAGGCAAATACATCTGGATACGCATGTGTTAGTACCAATAGCAATTGCATCCCAATCAATACTAAGAATAATGGATATGTTGGCTACCAATGCAAATGCTCCAACGGCTTTGACGGAAATCCTTACGTCAACAATGGTTGTCAAG ATATTGATGAGTGTAAGGATCCAAGCAAATGCCATGGGATCTGCTACAATACTATAGGAAGCTACAACTGCACCAAATGCCCCCAGAAGACAGTATATGATCCAACAAAATTGCAGTGCTCCTCAGTGAAACCACAGAATGTTCTCATAG GTACTGTCATTGGAGTGAGCAGTGGTCTTACTGTTCTACTTCTAAGTGTAAGTGCGATATACCTTACCCGCAGATGGAGAAGAAACATTCAAAAGCGAATGCGAAGGAACTATTTCCGGAGAAACAAAGGTCTTCTTCTCGAACAATTAATATTAACCGACGAAAATGCTACCGAGAAGACAAAGATTTTTTCCTTGGAGGAGCTTGAAAAGGCAACAAATAACTTTGATTCCACTCGCATCCTAGGCCGTGGAGGACATGGTACAGTTTATAAAGGCATCTTATCTGACCAACGTGTGGTGGCAATAAAAAGGTCTAAGATCATCGAGGAAGGTGAGATCAATCAGTTTATCAATGAAGTTGCAATTCTTTCCCAAATAAATCATAGGAATATTGTAAAGCTATTTGGTTGCTGCCTTGAGACTGAAGTCCCACTATTAGTGTATGATTTTATCCCTAATGGCTCACTGTACGAGATCCTTCATGCTGAATCAAGCAATGAATTTGTTTTATCATGGGATAGCTGTCTCAGAATTGCTGCAGAAGCTGCTGGTGCTCTTTGTTATCTTCACTCTGCAGCTTCAGTATCAGTTTTCCATCGTGATGTTAAGTCATCCAACATTCTCCTTGATTCTAACTACACGGCTAAAGTGTCAGATTTTGGTGCTTCAAGATTAGTTCCAAttgatcaaacacatgttgttACAAATGTCCAAGGCACATTTGGGTACTTGGATCCAGAGTATTATCATACTGGTCAGTTAAATGACAAGAGTGATGTTTATAGTTTTGGTGTGGTACTCCTGGAATTGCTTTTAAGAATGGAGCCTATTATCACAACTGAGTCAGGTCTGAAGCAAAGCTTGTCAAACTACTTTCTATGGGGGATGAAGGGTAGGCCTATTTCAGAGATAGTGGCCCGTCAAGTTCTTGAGGAAGCATGTGAGGAAGAAATCAATTGTGTTGCCTCACTCGTGGAGATGTGTTTGAGACTCCAAAGTGACAAAAGGCCTACTATGAAACAAGTGGAGATGGCATTACAATTTTTGAGGTCAAAACGAGTCGAGATAAATGAATCTGACATTGGAATAGATGAAGAAAGACAAACCTTGTTAACAAAAACGAATATGGGTGGCTATCAATTGTCTAATATGGATTTTGGAAAAAAGCCTGGATTTGCATCATCTCAACAAAGCAAAAAGTTCTACAGCTTAGAAGAAGAATTTCTGTCAAGTGCTGGTTTGCCACGTTAG